A single region of the Mechercharimyces sp. CAU 1602 genome encodes:
- a CDS encoding SMI1/KNR4 family protein → MELLEGKKGKVLRLISRAKGDCDFGGEVGGKWILFIEKQLDVSLSEGYKWYVRKFGSGGIGGIDILGIDPYYEVSTCVRETERVRKSGLPKHYVVIQSLDESRVCLDTSKMKNGECPVVFWDGIEGSHDGFDDFLDFLIVSFESILEDIEYENEIN, encoded by the coding sequence ATGGAACTACTCGAAGGAAAAAAAGGTAAAGTTTTGAGGTTAATTAGTCGTGCAAAAGGGGATTGTGATTTTGGAGGAGAAGTTGGGGGGAAATGGATTTTATTTATAGAAAAACAATTGGATGTAAGTTTATCTGAGGGTTACAAGTGGTATGTTCGTAAGTTTGGGTCAGGAGGAATAGGTGGTATAGACATTTTAGGAATAGATCCATACTACGAAGTTTCTACGTGTGTGCGTGAGACTGAACGTGTAAGGAAAAGTGGACTTCCTAAACACTATGTAGTGATACAAAGTCTAGATGAATCTAGGGTATGTTTAGACACAAGCAAAATGAAGAATGGGGAATGTCCAGTTGTTTTTTGGGACGGGATAGAAGGAAGTCATGATGGATTTGATGATTTCTTAGATTTCTTGATTGTATCATTTGAAAGTATTCTCGAAGATATAGAATATGAAAATGAGATCAATTGA
- a CDS encoding SBBP repeat-containing protein — protein sequence MKGVKRVGSKSLLFKQCNGSGSTQEVYVMESQGIQFTFLPEGVRLTLGESDELMLRFLRARQGVIVRDVKEEGLESVRVVYKEVWQGIDVIFSGDERRLKYDVVVHPNGNLKDVRLKYEGADETIVSECGDLFVYTDKGILREEKPVSFQEKGCALIETVFSLRSDSSFGFHLEDDYNKQAPLIIDPNVIYSTYIGGTNTDFALDLAIDTSGNAYTVGSTRSSDFPVTSGAFQTMLAGDLFNVFVTKLNATGSSLIYSTYLGGTENNQGDGIAVDAFNNAYVTGFTTSSNFPVTSGAFQTLNAGTADAFVTKLNPTGSSLVYSTFLGGSSSDSGFAITVNTDNNAYIVGATSSSDFPVTTGSFQTMFGGDRDAFVTKLNPPGSALVYSTFVGGSAPDAGFGIALDDGNNAYITGTTESTDFPTTTGAFQTVLRGTDSAFVSKLNAMGSSLVYSTYLGGNGSIESGLDIAVDSFGLAYVIGQTNSMTNFPVTSTAFQTLYGGGSRDAFVTKFNATGSALLFSTYLGGAGLDIGSSISLDSFFNVWVTGNTRSTNFPLTSDAYQANLGSLSGNAFVTQLSSSGRGIQYSTYLGGGESGGSGVSVDQSSQNDVYVNGFATNGFPTLPGAFQTMNPSAADNLSSTYVVKLSPLTGVGATGPTGATGVTGPTGAQGPRGPRGRRGPRGPRGPRGMGGGETGL from the coding sequence ATGAAGGGTGTGAAAAGGGTGGGATCAAAATCGCTGTTGTTTAAACAGTGTAACGGGAGTGGAAGTACACAAGAGGTCTACGTTATGGAAAGTCAAGGGATACAGTTTACGTTTTTACCAGAGGGAGTACGGTTGACGCTGGGTGAATCTGATGAGTTAATGTTGCGTTTTTTACGTGCACGTCAGGGTGTTATCGTAAGAGATGTGAAGGAAGAGGGACTGGAATCTGTGCGGGTTGTCTACAAGGAGGTTTGGCAAGGGATTGATGTGATTTTCTCTGGAGATGAACGGCGTCTAAAATATGATGTGGTGGTTCATCCAAATGGGAATCTTAAGGATGTTCGACTGAAATATGAGGGGGCAGATGAGACAATAGTAAGCGAGTGTGGTGATTTGTTCGTTTACACTGATAAAGGAATACTCCGAGAAGAAAAGCCGGTCAGCTTTCAAGAGAAAGGATGCGCCTTAATTGAAACTGTCTTCTCTTTGCGATCGGATAGCAGCTTTGGCTTTCATCTTGAAGATGATTACAATAAGCAAGCGCCTTTGATCATTGATCCCAATGTTATTTATTCCACCTACATCGGGGGCACAAATACAGATTTTGCTCTAGACCTAGCTATCGATACTTCTGGGAATGCGTATACTGTGGGATCTACTAGATCATCTGACTTTCCCGTAACCAGTGGAGCTTTTCAAACCATGCTTGCAGGAGACTTATTCAATGTATTTGTGACCAAATTAAATGCAACGGGAAGCTCACTTATTTATTCCACTTATCTCGGTGGTACTGAAAATAATCAGGGGGATGGGATAGCTGTTGATGCGTTTAATAATGCGTATGTAACGGGGTTTACAACCTCATCCAATTTCCCTGTTACTTCAGGAGCCTTCCAAACCTTGAATGCTGGCACCGCAGATGCATTTGTTACGAAATTAAATCCTACAGGTTCGAGTTTGGTTTATTCTACCTTTTTGGGAGGCTCCTCTTCAGATTCAGGGTTTGCCATTACTGTGAATACTGATAACAATGCTTACATTGTGGGCGCAACAAGTTCAAGTGACTTCCCTGTAACGACTGGATCGTTTCAAACCATGTTTGGTGGGGATCGTGACGCCTTTGTGACTAAACTGAATCCACCCGGCTCAGCACTCGTCTATTCTACATTTGTAGGTGGCAGTGCTCCTGATGCTGGATTTGGAATTGCGCTAGATGATGGTAATAATGCCTATATTACCGGGACTACAGAATCTACTGATTTTCCGACGACAACGGGAGCGTTTCAAACGGTGCTACGGGGAACAGATAGTGCGTTTGTTAGCAAGTTAAACGCGATGGGATCTTCTCTTGTCTATTCCACCTATCTAGGTGGAAACGGGAGTATTGAGAGTGGCTTAGATATTGCGGTCGATTCCTTTGGACTTGCTTACGTTATAGGGCAAACAAATTCAATGACCAATTTTCCCGTTACCAGTACGGCCTTTCAAACGTTATACGGAGGGGGATCAAGGGATGCCTTTGTGACTAAGTTTAATGCAACGGGCTCTGCGCTCCTCTTTTCTACTTACCTTGGAGGAGCTGGGCTTGATATAGGCTCCTCTATTTCTTTGGACTCCTTCTTCAATGTCTGGGTTACAGGAAATACAAGATCGACGAACTTTCCACTAACTTCGGATGCCTATCAAGCCAATCTTGGCTCCCTATCGGGTAATGCCTTTGTGACGCAACTTAGCTCCTCGGGACGGGGGATTCAATATTCCACCTATCTAGGTGGAGGGGAGTCTGGCGGAAGTGGGGTTTCGGTGGATCAAAGCAGCCAGAATGATGTTTATGTAAACGGGTTTGCAACAAATGGATTTCCTACTCTTCCTGGAGCTTTTCAAACCATGAATCCTTCTGCAGCAGATAATTTAAGCAGTACTTACGTTGTAAAACTTTCTCCGTTAACAGGGGTTGGGGCGACGGGACCCACGGGTGCAACGGGAGTAACAGGACCAACGGGGGCGCAAGGACCTAGAGGCCCGAGAGGGAGACGCGGTCCAAGAGGGCCGAGAGGGCCACGTGGTATGGGAGGAGGGGAGACGGGATTGTAA